The stretch of DNA GCCAGGACACTTAAGCACCTGGACTGAAGATCTGTAACCTGTCATTCTAATATGGAGAAAGTATATTGAGCCATAATCTGGATTTTTACATAGATTTAGAAACGGAATAATAATGAAAAGTGCACAGACATACTGAAGATTCCccagaacaaaacaaatcagTTTAAGATCCCCTTCCACAACGGCTGAAAGAAGAAACGGTTCATATTGTCAGCGTcagccgttttttttttttttaggtggcaGCACAAACACCAGAGAGGAAACGAAAGACATCTGCTCTGGACTTCCTCCTCAAAAGGGCCACTTATGTACAGTGAAAACTGGACGCTGTCACAGTCTGGCCAATGAGAGCTTTTCTTAGCTTACCATCTGTCCAATGAGACAGCAGTTTGTGGCAGCAGGCACAGTGCGTCCACCTGGCCTTACAACTTCATCTCATGTTACCGTGTCTCACACAAACAAAGCCTTGGACTGAGAATTGAAATATCCACAAAATGTTACGTCTCACCTTCTTTAGACTGTAGCCAGCGTGGAAAATAATGGGAGGCAGCAATATGTTGAAGAATACTTCAGGGTCAAATGTCACctggagagaggaaaaacaagttAATTGGGTCAATCtgagaaatataaaaagaaatgaagattttgatgttttcgTCTTACTTTGCGCAGCATATCGTTCTGCTCCACATTGTGAATCTCGCGGGAGTTGATCTCTCCTTTGAGGGTGTACTCAAAGAACTTGCCGCTGACATTAAGCAGCAGGGTGCTGGCAGGCCCTTCCTTCAGCGAGCAGCTCGGTGGGGTTTTGTGGTTGTAGCTGGTAGCAGGGATGCCGTAACGCAGGATCACACCTACCAGCAAAcctgagacaaaaaaagaaagaaagaagaagagagataataatgtgtaaatgtgagcATTTATCATCCACCAGAAGAACCTTTTCAATTAcacagacaataattacaaagaaTCTACAATTATCCAAAACTAAAATGCTGCCAAGGCAAACTCATTAAGTCGATTGCTCTGCGCCGGATCATTTTCTAGGTGCTTCTGCTTTACAAGCCCGAAGGTTGAGGCTGTGACAACACAAGAAAGCAGCAGAGCAAGGAAGAAAAATGGGGAGATGGTAAGTAGGAGCTTGTGGGGAGAGCTAAAGccaggaggaagagatgaggcAGGCAGTCAGAGAACATAAATCCTCTGGCAACGCTGCCAGCACTGCATTCATTCCTCCTAGAAGAGAGTTAACCATGTACATCACACTCTGGCTTCGgccaaaccacacacacacacacacacacacacacacacagacacatatatacaaacacacatgatgACAGTTTTGCTGCAGGCATAGGCATATTGACACAGTGTTGACTCTGAGTAAGAATTGGGAATAAACCggctgttttattaaaaaaaaaaaaaaaaaaaaagatactagACTTAAAGTTCACCATCAAAAACTTTAGGTTCTTTCCACCTGggggagggtggtggtggtggaggggcttttcatgttttttgaaaAAGGGGAGCTCCATGAAAGGGAAATAAGCATAATGATGTGATCCTGCaatttgtcatgttttcatctctcaGAACTGACACCACAGACTTTGTGTTGGCAATTTGTGAATTTGTCTTGATAATTACTCCACGGTAGCcaactggagaaaaaaaaaagggatttctTTTAGAGGTTGCtctttatacactcaatcaatATTGTAACAGGATGCCAACTTGGCAGCACATCCATCCTGGTGACAGtccaaaaaatacaaacagtcTGATCTAGATTAAACTTCATATTCTCAAACTAAACAAACCAAAGCAATGTTTAAGAGTTTCAGTTTATGAAAAGCTGCTTAAAAGGAAACAATGATATGAAATTGACATACTGACAGAACCTGTCTTACTGaagcacataacacacacataccataacCCTTACATCTAAGCCAGAAGTGCAGGAAGAAGTTTCCAATGTCAGGAAACAATCAAACACAACTAACCTTAGTTTCTGTTTTCAATTCAGTGTTAGGTCATTGCTAAAAGCTGAAAGCACTGAAACTGGTTTTAATTCAACCATGAAGGCCGATTAACAGGAAAACCTCCatgaaacacatgcacagaacaAACCAAAGTCTATCTTTTTCATCCGATATCTGGTTAATAAGTGACTGAGATCCAGAGAAACACAATACAGATGTTGCACTGCTACATTCTTCCACCTTGTCCCACCTGGTTCAGCTCAGCATGACTTGCCACATGTTGTTGCAGACAGCGGCCATTGACTCTgaccttgtttttgttttcattcattcagatgaTAAAGACAGACTTTGATTTGTTGACTGAAGACTTTCTTCTCTCGATATCTCTCTTCTGCTCTGATAGATTCACTTCCTGAGCAACTTTACACTGTATTTGGCATCTATTCAGTCAATCTCCTGTGTTTATTATGTAGATGTCCCAATAGAAATCAGCAGAAACTCACTGGCACAGAAAAACATCCAGACCCCAGCTGATGACAGCCGTGcatctcattttttttaatttgtggcTTTTAACAACCAAgataatctctctttttttcctttttaaaaagaatgtgTTCTGCTTATGTGTGGGTGAGGGTTACTataaaacacatgcaaaactGCCTCTatttctatcatctatctatttcttttttttatgtgaagcacttccAGAGGCTTTTAAGATGCTAaatcaaacatcaaaacatttcAACATGACATCAACatcctacaaaaaaaaaaaaaactgtgcaaGATCTATTTTTAGGATGGTATAATAGCATCACAGAGGGATGagataatataaaatacattaggGTCACTGTAATCTAATTCATGATAGCACAGAGATTGCGTAAGTGCCTTCAGATATGTCAGAGCACTGATCCCCGGTCAGTCAGGGATAAAGCTGCACAaccagcggcagcagcagcagcggcatcAGCAGCCTGGTGGTGGAGAGTATATAGACGGGGCTGATCAGCTCAAAGCACCTTCTAGAATTAAATTAGCGCCGGCCCGGCCAATTAGAAGCAATGTGAGCGGGGTGGAAATGCGGAGGCGCGTCGGTGCATTTGGTCAGACTTAAATCATCTGCTAAGGTTTTTATCTCCTCATCGCCTGTGTGCAGCCTCTTTGCAACCACTAGGCTGACTGAATCATACCAAAGCCTGCGGGAAGGTGGTGGTAGTGaaggagtgtgtatgtgtgtgtgtgtgtgtgtgtgtactcaacATATAACCTAGTAGATAAGACTCACCGTAAATCATTGCCAGTCCGGTTTCGTGAAGGAAACGGACCCTTCTGTGCTTAAAGAGCCATATGGTGAGAATGGTTAAGGTCAGCAGTAAAATGAATGTCAGCAAATTAACGCTGTCCTGTCGGTGACTTTCCTCTGCCTCCTTCTCCGTGGCAAGTTCTTCCATTCCGTCGCCCTCCGCGTTCAATCCGGACACCGTGATCAGTAAGATCCACACGGGCGGCAGCATCGTCTCCAGCAGCTGTCGGAGAGCCTCCATGGCGCaggatgatgctgctgctgctgctgctgctgttgctgctgacaGCACACCACCTCTATGCCATGTCACTGCTGGAAGGTAGTCTACACACAGCTGAGCCGAGTGGGAAAACAATCCACAGCTCGCAGATTGTAGATCGGCGAGGTCAACCTTTTAAAGGTACACTGCgcggtgttaaaaaaaaagaaaaaaaagaaaaggcgaTGGAGCCGATCCGGAGGGAGACTGCGCTGCCCTTGTTGTGGAGGAGACCAAatcacacaggcacacacacacacaccaagtcGGCTGATTTAAAGCTACTGAGTCATTGTCCTGggatttttgatgattttgcaATTCAGTCTTCAAAACAGGAAATTGACACGGAGTGTGCTTGGACGTTAAAAGTCGACCTACTGCAAGAAGAGAAGGAACAAATATCCGCTGTGGGGTGATGTGGCCTTGGTAGTGACACTAGTGGGGGTGAGAGGTAGTGTAGATTGGGAGGTATGGGgtgtgcgggggggggggggggggggggggggggggggagttcgCAGCTGGAAACGCTGAGCAAAGTCAAGAACTGCCCCATAGGCCCCAGAAATAGCAGTTTCATATTTTGTCAAATGCACATCATTTCATAAATTATACATTAGTTCACAAAATGTACAGAAAAGCACACTCACTCTGATGCACCTGTTTCTAAGTCTAGTGTTAAAACTTTGAAGCTGCACTACtcaattttttccccccattaaAAATAGATCAAACTACTTGTGTAAAGTGAAAGATGAACTGATACTCAAAGGTAATCACCACCATACTCAACATCTGCTTTTGAATTCAAAATGGAAATGTTATCTGGCCCTTCTAGTATAGCAGATAAGTGACCATTAACCTCAAAGTTACtccaatcaatatttttaagtTAATAAGTTTAAGTTAGGAATGGgtcaaatgactgtgtgtaatgtggAAGCGGTGGAGCATATTGAGAAACCACACAGTTTTTTTAAGCTTCCTTCAACCTGCTGTTTTTGTCTTACGACCCACcattcttctgtttttattcaccaTTACCTCTCATTAACCTCATTTCCGGCTacagcagcatcacacagctGTCTTTATAGAATAAGCCCTGATATGGTAACCGCTCAGCAGCAAATGGCAGAAAGACTACTATCGACTATTATAATGATTCATTTGAATATTGGGCTTACATTAGGCAGGTGAGCATGACtccagctttgtgtgtgtgtgtgtgtgtgtgtgggaaggggCACAAATATTTGCCCCGAGGTCCCCTAACAGGTTAATCCAGCCATGCTTTGCAGCAGTGACAGCAAAAGTAAAGTCCCCTTAGAGTGAGAAGTGTCGGTTTCTTtcaaatgaatttaaaagtgaTGCATCAGTGACTTAAAATACAGTTCATGCAGTCATTCAGGGGCAGCCTTGACACAACAATAAATgacttgtgtatttattattagagGGACAGAAATACTGTTGCTGTTCACAAGACTTCTCCACCAAAATCCTTCCATTTGAGcattaatttaatctttaattctCACAATGGGTGACTTTCTGTCCGGTGTCTCACTCCAGGaactattaaatataataattataactaCTTATTGTTGGATGTTTGAACTTCACCTGCTAAAGTAGGATTGTTGCTCTCCTTAAATCTGAGTTCAACACATGTACTGAACCTgtgtgatttgtgacatcacaacaagTCTAGAGCCAATCTTtgtccagtatgcaacttacaTGAGATGTTATGTGACAACTAAAAAGTAGGAGACATTTTACATGACAAGTTGCATGATCATAGATTATCCTTTCAATGAAGGAGACATTTGAAGGATTTTTAACAAGGTAATTGAACTTCTAggaaaaccatatcagacacataTTTTGTATAAGTGTTAAAACATGCCTGGAGGGGATATTCTGTGTCTGCCATGTTGAggttatgaatgaaaagtggGTGTACCTACAGAAAGGCCAGGCCTCACAGCATCTTTCACATAAGGAAGGATGTGGGATTATTACCTATTATTAGAGTGACCTTGTAGCTTAAGTTGCAAGGTAATCTGATGTCTGATCGGGCATGGTTACATGTTGTGTGTCTTAGGATTGTGTGCTTTTTCACTATAGCTCAAACTTCATAACATTGTAAATATAGACTTgttgaaatagaaataaaaaacaaaaaacacagacatctcAGCACATTTGCATAAATGACTCACTATTATTCTcaatcatttaattgaaatccattgtattataattattttatatgagGCAAGTTATTTCCACATTGTAGGTTACAGTAAGCTGCTTGTTATGGGTACAAGGCAACACCCAGAGAGGTGTGTCCAATGTGTTGATGGAGGTGCGTTCACGGTACTCTGAAAAATACAAGCTGATACGATTTTAGCTGTGGTTGATCTATTTTGAGGGCACCCTACTTCATAATGCACAACATATGACTGGATTGCTGCCACaggaaaataatacataaaatgtgTTGAACTTATGAACTTTGGAACGCCATTGCATTCCTGAGTAGTGGTTATAGACTCTGAGTGGAAACTGTTACAACACTTTTTTTGCATTGCAAAATTTTGATATCTCCCAGCTTAGTTTCCATGTCATCGAAATATGTTTACGTATGATAAAATCTCatattttgcatttgaaaaGAAGAAGTCAGGTGTTGCAACTGATTCCACACTTAAGGACAGGAACAGTTGCAGCATACACTACAAAGGTATTCATTaacttactttttattttaacctgTCATATTAGTTTGAATATTTGAACTGTTTTGCAAACAATGTACTCAATCTATGAAAATCACAGTTAATTTGTTTCGGCAAACAGAATGCCTGCCCTGTATTGCCTGGTAGGCAGTTAATCTTACCACATTTCAGTGTTAGAtagaacaataaaaaataaaaatgtccataCTTTCCCCTGACTTTTAAACAAGAAATGTACATGGTACCACCATGGTAACTGTCCTTTGATGCAACTGGACCGACCCTACTGATGCTGGATCAAGTTATACTTTATAcaaaaagtgttgtttttttgtcttcaacAAACTGAATTAAACTTGCAAAAAATATGCCAGTAGTTTTTAATAAACAAGcattaaaatatctttaaataagAACTGATTGCTGAAGTTCTGTTTTGTGATAGTACCTGAACGCACCGTGAGTGCACGCTCATCTCCATGAGCTCGTCACTCTGTCCAACTCTGTTTGATTGGCTGACATAACGACCAGCACGGCATCGATTGGTTGTGGAGCGACGCTGGGGAAACGGgaagcgaaaaaaaaaaaaaaatcttgtcaaCTAAAAGTGCACGTAAGCTTCTGAGTCACATATCTCGGTTTCTTCTCACAAACGTTACACCTAGAGAACAGGTCTCATCTGGCCACCACTGAGAGAGCAAAATGGGGTGCTTCTTTTCGAAAAAATCCAAAAGAAAGTCGTCGGAAAAAGAGGAACGCACACCTACAACAACGACGGTCGAAACTACGACGACAAGCAACGCGGTTCCCCTTGGCAACAACACCGACGAGCCACCGAAGCAGTACAGCTGGGATAAGAGGGAAAAGGTAACGCTGAAAGGACTGGCGAAAATGCTAAATACAGTGATGAAATGACACAAACCTATAGCTGAATGTTAAATGGGGGACTTAACCAGCTACCTTCAGCTCGTCTGCAGGCTTTAAACACCTATTAACGCGTGTGTTGAGTCGCTTCCAGGCAGCTAGATACTGTTTTTCCCCCAAGAGGTGCAATTAATGTGAGCTACATTTACACATCTTATCTATagataaaaaggtaaaatactgtaaatgctaGCAGAGCGTAACTATGCCGAAATCTAAAAAGTGTCAGTGACTGTTGTGccaaaacaacattatttgcTTCACAGTGATTTCCTCGATGCTGAGATTCACTGTGCAGCCTTCAGGTACTCAGCTGTTACCTAACCAGCCCAGGATCTGCATGTAATGCTCATTGCACTTGGACAACACTCTTTGAGTTTTAGGCTCAAagccttttcctctctctgtctctgccacTCCGTGTATCCCACGTTATCTCATTAGCGGATTACTACACAACACTGTGGTTCACTGTTCTGCAGCTGCTGACCACACTTTTACATcgtgtgtgtgtagacatgGGCGTCAACAGCCATGGTTCAACTTCCGTTTTGACTCATGGGATGTTGCACCTTTAAAAGTAGTCTGCCACCAAATGCAGGACAACATGCAACATCCGGTTGACAGGCTTAAAATAGTTGAATTCACACCTGCAAGTAAAATATAATGTGCATGCAACTTATAAAAGAGGTATAGAAGAAATATAGTGCATTATTTGTATAAGCATGTTTGAGAAACTTATAAGCTTCTGCAAGCATGTTTCTAGAAGTTTAgacacttaaaataaataatttcatttgtaaagcacctttcatacaagaaatgcagctcaaagtgcaaAATAAGTGATatacaccaagtgcttcacattaaaagggcTTAAAAGGAGcatgaaacaatgttaaaaaagaataaaactatcAGTATTGTTATTGGATGACAAGAGTTGGAAATGCATGAGATACTGGCACAGCTCAAAGAAGGCCTATCTGTGCATCTCTGAATATGTCATTTGAATATTCATCTATTCTCCGTTGTCTTTGCACAGGTTGATCCCAAAGACTACATGCTGACAGGGCTCAAAGATGTGACGGTGGGCCGCCTGCCTGGCAAACTGAACGGGCAGCAGTTTGTCATACAAGAGTGCGAGAACTGCGACATCTACGTGTTCGACCACTCGGCCACCATCACCATCGACGACTGTGTCAACTGCCGCATCGTTCTCGGGCCCATCAAGGGCAGTGTGTTTTTCAGAGACTGTAAGGACATCAAGTGCGTGGTGGCCTGTCAGCAGTTTCGCACGCGGGACTGTAAAAAGATGGAGGTGTTCTTGTGCTGCGCCACCCAGCCCATCATCGAATCATCCACAGGTATGAAATTCGCTTGCTTTCAGTACTTCTACCCCGAGCTGGCCTTCCACTTCAAGGATGCCGGGCTGAGCATATTCAACAACAACTGGAGCAACATACACGACTTCACTCCGGTGTCCGGAGAGAACAACTGGAGCCTGTTGCCAGAGACTTCAGCTGTCCTGGATTTCGTGCCGGCCCCGGACTCTGAGTCTGAGTTCAAGTCGGTGCGAATCTCCACCGACCCCGCACGCAGCATTGTGCCTTtgacgaaaggagggaggcgtAAAGACAGCGAAGAGTCctgcctttttgttttctttgctggAGAGTACACGACTGCAAACGCCCGCAAACTGATTCACGAGGTGAGGAGGAGTGTGGGGAAGTGAGGTGTTGATAAAAAGAAGAAGTCTGTAGTATTAGAAACACGGTGGTGGTAATGATGCATAAAAACCTGCTGATAAAACTGAAATAGGGGTCAGCCTTTAAATAGCTGCAGTGTGAATCGAAAGGAAAGCTAAACCACAGTGTTAACTGACAGAAGCTGCACTTTTTTGAATTTAAACATGGGGATTTTTGATCAAGCAGCTGCACACCTCCTCAGTgcagtcattttaaaacatagaggaatttaaaatgtttgtcagCCAAATCAGACGAGTTGCATCATCACTGAAGCTCAGCTGATGTTATGTTCATCTCAAACCATCAAATGACTGCTTGTGAAATGAAGAACTTGTTTAAAATTTCACTTATTTGCGTCTGTTTAGCTCTGTGAAGTAAACACCTCAACATTCCTTGAAATATCTGAGATATCCACATATTGCATTTAGATAAACGTGCAGATAAACATGTTATCTGCTTGTACGAGACAGatttattcaaaataatgtgattttCAGATCAGATGGAGGTAGTCTGAGCCACATTTCTGTTGACTCTGACTACTTGTAAAGTATTTGAGATgctaagctaacatgctaagcCAGCTGCGTTACCATTCAAACATTCCAGTTATGTTTGTGTTGTCACACAAAAATGCATGACTCTATCACACAAGCATTAGACTGTGTATCCACATCTGAGGCAGTTACAGTTTCTTTGTTGCTATGATCTTGTCACCACAGGCGACTGCTCAAGGTTTCACGCTGATTCAGACAAAGGAAGTCTCAATGCGACCAGAAGATGTGAAGAGGGTGTTTCAGAATAACGCAGACGACCTGGTGGAGTGGATCACCAAAGGTAATCTTCTTTTtatgcagccttttttttttcttcgctGTGTTGTTATATTGCTCCATAATATCTCTCAAATTCATGCTGTTCAAGAGTTGGCCTGTCATGCCTGATGTTAATCAGTAGATTGTTGAGATGCCTAAAAGATACAACACGGGTTCACACTCTCAAGCTTTAAGTTGTTTTGTACATATTGCAGCAGAGCAGAATAAATATCGTGATGTGTCTTAACAGGTTTAAACTGGCCACAAATATTTTACCATCTACATTCTTGTAGTAATCACGTTTATATTGATATATCtctgttttggctgtttgtCCGCATGTATCTCCTGAACATTAAGGGTATTGATAGCTACTAGAAACCAGAGTCAAATTCCTTTCATGCATTAATGTACTTGTCCAACAAAGCTGATTCTTATTCTGAAACAATGCTACTAATAATGCACATTCTTTATCAATTATTTGAAATCGGTTTGTTTTgggctcctttttttttttttttacacctacTTACTTAGAAGCAGCTTTATGTCGTCTCTTTCTGCCATTTCTCAGAAGTTAAGAAAGACTTGTGGCCTATAAAGTCACATGATTCTTATTCTTATGATTACACATCTGCTGACTGCCAACTTTCCAGTGCCACCACATTGCAAAAATCTACTGAGTCAGCACTCAAATTTggtcattatatttaaaaacaacagaatttGCTTATAGTAAGTTAGAGCAGTTGGAGGTGGTTGTTGCTGCGCTGCACGATTGTGACTCTTGTATCTTTATCACTAAAGGTCCCGTCATCGCTCTGGAGCTCAACGGTGATGGAGTGGTGGAAGCCTGCAAGAACACTGCAAGCGAAGTGTTCAGTGGGACCAAGGTAAGCAGTTTAACTCACATAACTTCACTTTCTCTAGTTAAAATTCCTCCACCAAGCCTGGAACATTTAACTTTGGTTTCTCTCGCAGGTTTACGTCTCTGATAATAAGAACACATCCTCTCGAGACGTGGACAACTTCTTCAACTTTGCTGACATGCAGATGGGCTTGTGAATGAGTTTCAGAACAAAGCTCTCATCAGACTGATTCAGagtgtctaaaaaaaaaaaacccctgccGTCCAGTTTGGGTTGATTTATAATTAGCGTCCAATTCTTTGCCTCTTTTTatcctaaaacaaaaaaaactaggTAGAAAAGGAAACTATTAAGGACTGTGTTTGATAACGCCTTTGATAGAACAACAAATTCATCAACCATGAGTCTGTCTTTGCATCATCATCTAAAAACTAGGAGTAAAACATTCGCTGTAAACCACCTAACATCCATTAGTTGCTAACTAAGCGTGCTGtgaatatttatatttctcTGAATGTATGTGCTCGTTCTGTTGCTTTTATCAACTGTGAATGTAGCTCTTTGCTGTAAATGTGATTCTTAATTTAAAGCTTTGTTTTCCTGTAAAGCCTGA from Scomber japonicus isolate fScoJap1 chromosome 7, fScoJap1.pri, whole genome shotgun sequence encodes:
- the rp2 gene encoding protein XRP2, with amino-acid sequence MGCFFSKKSKRKSSEKEERTPTTTTVETTTTSNAVPLGNNTDEPPKQYSWDKREKVDPKDYMLTGLKDVTVGRLPGKLNGQQFVIQECENCDIYVFDHSATITIDDCVNCRIVLGPIKGSVFFRDCKDIKCVVACQQFRTRDCKKMEVFLCCATQPIIESSTGMKFACFQYFYPELAFHFKDAGLSIFNNNWSNIHDFTPVSGENNWSLLPETSAVLDFVPAPDSESEFKSVRISTDPARSIVPLTKGGRRKDSEESCLFVFFAGEYTTANARKLIHEATAQGFTLIQTKEVSMRPEDVKRVFQNNADDLVEWITKGPVIALELNGDGVVEACKNTASEVFSGTKVYVSDNKNTSSRDVDNFFNFADMQMGL